The Pangasianodon hypophthalmus isolate fPanHyp1 chromosome 5, fPanHyp1.pri, whole genome shotgun sequence genome includes a window with the following:
- the gpr143 gene encoding G-protein coupled receptor 143, which produces MASPRLETFCCPNRDAATDFIINFQPVFFTAMCAGSAGLSMIFSLVQILPKRRGYRRFGTYPLPKPASSSRILFIISMCDILGCAGIIVRSSVWLGVPSVIEEISVTNGSNVWPEVFCVGSAMWIQLFFSASFWWMFCYAVDAFLVVKRSAGISTIVLYHMITWGLAVLLCVEGVAMLYYPSLSSCENGLQHAIPHYVTTYAPMLLVLLVNPILFTRTVAAVTSLLKGRQGVYTENERRLGAEIKIRFFKILLVFVICWLPNLINESLLFYLEMRPDVQAAELKNVRNAALITWFIMGILNPMQAFLNTLAFHGWTGLDIDLSLQRRRELAWDSASTSIATTGGYNPMMPSTLLYQSHVQDGKKMNGHQLPSDAVSILSESSGSSTLEIHISSELRGGEEAEAGAVEETLRR; this is translated from the exons ATGGCTTCTCCTCGCCTCGAGACGTTCTGCTGTCCGAATCGTGATGCTGCGACGGATTTTATCATCAACTTCCAGCCTGTTTTTTTCACCGCTATGTGTGCAGGAAGCGCCGGATTGAGCATGATCTTCTCTCTCGTGCAGATTCTTCCTAAAAGGAGAGGGTACAGGCGATTCGGGACGTACCCGCTCCCAAAACCGGCCTCTTCATCCAGGATTCTGTTCATCATAAGTATGTGTGATATTCTAGGATGCGCAG GAATCATCGTGAGATCGTCGGTTTGGCTCGGCGTTCCCAGCGTCATCGAGGAAATTTCAGTCACTAACGGCAGTAACGTGTGGCCTGAAGTCTTCTGCGTGGGCAGCGCT ATGTGGATCCAGCTGTTCTTCAGCGCCTCCTTCTGGTGGATGTTCTGCTACGCGGTGGACGCGTTTCTGGTGGTCAAACGATCAGCTGGAATCAG CACCATTGTTCTGTATCACATGATCACGTGGGGTTTGGCGgtgctgttgtgtgtggaaGGTGTAGCGATGCTTTATTACCCCTCCCTCtcgag ttgtgAAAATGGCCTTCAGCACGCGATCCCTCACTACGTCACCACTTACGCTCCAATGCTGCTGGTGCTTTTAGTCAATCCAATCCTGTTCACACGCACTGTCGCAGCtg TTACATCACTACTGAAAGGACGTCaaggagtttacacagaaaacgAGAGACGTTTAGGAGCAGAAATCAAAATACGCTTCTTCAAAATTCTCCTGGTCTTCGTTATCTG CTGGCTGCCCAACCTGATTAacgagagtttgttgttttacctGGAAATGCGACCCGACGTTCAAGCTGCTGAGCTGAAGAACGTCCGTAATGCGGCTCTCATCACTTGGTTCATCATG GGTATTCTGAACCCCATGCAGGCCTTCCTTAACACACTGGCCTTCCACGGCTGGACAGGTTTAGACATCGACCTGAGTCTGCAGCGGCGCCGTGAGCTAGCCTGGGACTCGGCCTCCACCTCGATTGCGACAACCGGAGGTTACAATCCCATGATGCCGTCCACGCTGCTGTACCAGAGCCACGTCCAGGATGGGAAGAAGATGAACGGACACCAGCTTCCATCCGATGCAGTCAGCATCCTGTCTGAAA GTTCCGGCTCTAGTACTCTTGAAATCCACATATCGAGTGAACTTCGAGGCGGCGAGGAAGCCGAGGCAGGAGCGGTGGAGGAGACACTGAGGCGATAG